From the Carassius carassius chromosome 45, fCarCar2.1, whole genome shotgun sequence genome, one window contains:
- the LOC132126996 gene encoding uncharacterized protein LOC132126996 has product MAQDGFSPDWAYVRTCWDLNLDPWPQMPGGKSERERERLERDEGSSEPDEDVLSQKLSPYTQPHPPSLSSPQGPGGANSGPYAYFLWWLRTSYQTLQSARNVYYLRTAEGEIVSLPCHSPPKDSVQVSVEWTKHNESSTTICKWSIKNNTGSIIGECIPRFKFNTKSFTLSIENVQFSDSGTYSCKITRVIPPPSIDDTTNLTLQVAPCPDLQKLNSSNDSCIHLLCSMEGLTSELVNFTWSREGHGSLHPFTSNAMNSELRLCKPDWSDGDKVTCYANYSSTQTQRSIQLTSQKDSYRGGP; this is encoded by the exons ATGGCCCAGGACGGGTTTAGTCCAGACTGGGCTTATGTACGGACATGCTGGGACCTTAATCTTGATCCTTGGCCTCAGATGCCAGGGGGAAAGAGCgaacgagagcgagagagactggAAAGGGATGAGGGAAGCTCTGAGCCGGATGAAGATGTTTTATCCCAGAAGCTTTCACCTTACACCCAACCCCATCCTCCCTCCCTCTCATCCCCTCAGGGCCCTGGGGGAGCCAATTCTGGTCCCTATGCTTATTTCCTCTGGTGGCTCCGGACCAGTTATCAGACTTTACAATCTGCAAGAAATGTCTACTATTTAAG AACTGCTGAAGGAGAAATTGTCAGTCTGCCGTGCCACTCACCTCCTAAAGACAGTGTACAAGTTTCTGTAGAGTGGACAAAACATAAtgaaagcagcacaactatttgtAAATGGAGTATTAAGAACAATACTGGATCTATCATTGGAGAATGCATTCCTCGTTTCAAATTCAACACCAAGTCTTTTACACTAAGTATAGAAAATGTTCAGTTCAGTGACTCAGGTACTTACAGCTGTAAAATAACAAGAGTAATTCCACCACCATCAATAGACGATACCACAAATTTGACACTCCAAGTTGCAC CTTGTCCAGATCTGCAGAAACTGAACAGCAGTAATGACAGCTGTATCCATCTGCTCTGCTCTATGGAGGGTCTGACGTCTGAGCTGGTGAACTTCACCTGGAGCAGAGAGGGTCATGGGTCACTTCATCCATTCACATCTAATGCCATGAACAGTGAGCTGCGTCTGTGTAAACCTGACTGGAGTGATGGAGACAAAGTCACCTGTTACGCCAACTACTCGAGCACACAAACCCAAAGAAGTATACAACTCACTTCACAGAAAGATTCTTACAGAGGTGGGCCTTAA